In Colletotrichum destructivum chromosome 1, complete sequence, the sequence GAAGCTGCAGCTTCTGAGCTTCTGTCGTTGTAGTGCACACGTCTGTTGCCATGATGAACAGTGGATGAAAATTCTCTTTTGACTTGTTGGTTTAAAGTCAGTCGCAAACGCCAGATAGTGTATGTGTTTTAACTACCTCGGACGTGTCTCATTGCTTGAGCCGTATAAGCACGCGATGCGGTGCATTCGTGTCGCGACATCATCCCGGAATATTCGCCATAATCTTCCCACCGCCACATTGGTCAGGAGTCGGGGCTGCGACTTCGGTCTTATCTTTCTCCACACGCGTCTTCTTACTCTTCAGCATAGACAGCTCCTGCAGCGGCTCTGCCATGTTCAAGATTTTGCTGATGAAATATCTCGCACTTGAGACACTCTCTTGATTTCCGGACGTCGACTGAACCAGGGACGAGTGCCTTCGTCAACTGCTGGCTTATGGTGTGCTATATGCATATCACACACGGAGAAGTTCCGAGAATCTCGAGCACACGCGAGGGGAAACACGAAGCCACTTGGCCTCGATCAGTCTTCGGAGCTTTTCACCATCATCGAATGCGATTGCGTGCTGATGATAGAAGAGATACCGAACACATTTATCCAGCAGTCACCGAGGAACTTCTACATCAGGAGCTCAAGTTCAAAATGTCTCAGTCATCGGTAAAACTTCCGCTATTGCAAGATCGTACCATTTCGAACTACGGCACAAAACAAGACGCAATGGTCTTTACTGAACCCGAGGGTGAGGCCAAAATCTCCGGGACGCCGCGTGATAGACGGTTCTCGAGCTTCTCACGCAAGATATGGGGGGATGATCCGAGAGAAAGAAAATACGTTCGAAAGTTGGACACTTTCCTTTTGTAAGTGCAATATCCTGTGGACTAATTTCAATGGTGTTCTTTGAACTGACAGAAAGACTAGCTCCTATGTCCTCTTGGGCTATTTCATCAAGTACCTGGACCAAAACAACTACAGCAACGCATTCATCAGCGGGATGCAGGAGGAGTTAGAGCTCTACGGCAACGAGAGAAATCTTCTAAACACCTACTTTaacatcggcatcatcattGGTACCATACCGGCGCAGATGATACAGCTGAAATGGGTCCGTCCTTCCATCTGGATACCAGCTTGCGAGCTGGGTTGGTCTGCTTTGACAATGGTTATGGCAAGTGCCAAAAACGTGGAAACGGTTGGTCACATATCATGCCTCGGGATGCAGTGGAAGATGCTCACAACCACCTAGCTCTACGCCTTGCGTTTCTTCATCGGACTCCTCGAATCTTGCTCGTTTCCTGGCTTCGCCAGCATTCTGGGCAGTTGGTACGGCAGGACGCAACTCGCCAAGCGGATGGCTTTATTCGAACAGACGGCGGCTATTGCGGGAATTTTCAGCGGCTATCTCCAGGCTGGATTGTATACGGGAATGAACGGGACAGCTGGCTTGTCCGGTTGGAGATGGTTGTTCATCATGGATGGCAGGTTAATCATCGTGTTCAAATGATGGAAATCTGCTGACATCTTTCCAGGAGTCATCTCTATACCGATTGCTCTGTACGGATTCTTCGCCCTCCCCGATCTGCCCCATAACACCAGAGCCTTCTATCTGAAGCAAGAAGTGAGCGTTTGGCCAAATTGTAGGAATGACTGGTTTTTTTTCAAGACCTAATAGCTGGATAACAGGATCGCGAGTACGGCATGCAACGGATTCAAAAGATGGGCCGGAAGCCGCCATCAAATCTCACGCTGAAGGGCATCAAGGAGATATACACATCGTGGCAGCTTTGGGCATTCATTCTGCCTTATCTCATGGTTGCTGAAGCTGGATCTGGTACAGGTTATTTCAATCTCTATCTCAAGTCAGAGGGCTACAGCGTTGTGCAGACAAACATTCTCCCAACCATTGGTAAGTCTAAAGCTTTACATTGTGTTTAACATATGTGCTAACAAGACACTACCGCTAGGCAATGCCATTCAGATTGTGGCAGCCTTTTCGGTGGGGTGGCTGTCAGACGCAACGGGCAGTCGGGTGTTGACCGTTGTATTCGTGCAAGCACTCGTGCTGGTTTCGAACATCGTGTTGTCAGTCTGGAGTGTGCCAAAGGCAGCATTACTCGCCGCCTTTTATCTGAACTACACGGGCGGAGCGGCGCAGCCTGTAGTGATCAGCTACGGGCATGAGATCACTCAATGGAATGCCAACCTCCGACAGCTCCTCGTTGCTACAGGAAACATATTCACTTACACTTTCAGTGCTTGGATGCCTGGTAAGTCGGAAACACCCAGTCGAGAAGGCTCGAAGTCGGCCTTCACTCTCCGGCTCACTCTACGCAATGATTCAAAAGCTAACACGCTGGACAAGTGGTTATGTTTCCGACATACGACGCACCCAAGTATAAATACGGCTACGAAGTGTTATTATTGTTCGGCGCTCTTGCTATCATAGGAATCTACTTGCTCGACTACCTGTACAAGAGGGATCTGTACGTTTCGAAACCTGTGACGACGACTGAGCTAACATGACTGTAGGAAACGAAACCCGCATCTGTATGAAACCGAAATCACGGAAGGGACAGACCGGAACATATGGCAGGGCGACAGTACTCGCGGGTTTGAGCAAGAGAGAGGCGTTGACAGAGTCCAGTAACATGGAGCTTGCACTTCAACAACGACATTTGACGTTTCGCCATCAAATCCACAACCTGGCCAACGCTTTGATGCGACTATGTGGGGGGAAAAAACCGCATACTTGACAGAAGTTTGTCTGCCATGTGAAGCGTTCTCACTCGATATCAATCGGAGCAGGACTACATCACATTGCTACTTAGGCCGTCTAGAAGGGCCGTGAAGACTTTAAGAAGTTCTTCATTATTGGAGATCACCATGGACTTGCAGTGGTTAGGTTTACGATAGAACTGGACAGAGAATATCAAATTCTAGTGGTCAAACCTACATCTAGACGATGGTATAGACAGCCATTTCGCTTTCCTGAAGCCACTGGGAGCTGTTCTTTGGTACGAAAAGACCAACTCTCTGAAACTTATCCCCTCCCATTCTTTTCAGGGCCAAACCATACGACTCTTTGGGATTGTTGATCATGGCGAGAAAGTGTAGTTCTGTTGTCGGTTGACTGAGTTTGTCCACGTCACTTTCTATGTCGAATTCGACAGTCACGAATTCTTGACCTCTGCGGGTCAATGTGGATGGGCCTCCTTCATTTGGCACGGGGCCAATTTCGAGTCCTTCCGCCGTTCGTGACACCATACTTGGGCCACGGATAGTGAGTTGGCCGCTGGTTACCTTTCCGAACACATTCTGTTCTGACGCCGGTGGAGCATCTACTGACATCACGACTGCCCTGTCGAATCTTTTAACTCTCAAGACGTTCAACGTGTAGTCGATGTTACCATCCAAGGAGGCCCAAGAccacgtcggcgccctccaCTCTTCGGGTCTCTCGTTCTTGGCAGCTTTCTGGTAGCGGTTGAATGGGTTCCGACGACGCCAGAGAAGCTGTTGAGGCAGGTCCGCTTCCCAGAGACCTGCTACATACTTCCCGAGCTCGCCACCGGAAGCGTGATGGAACTTCTCAGCAAGCCCTGCGAGGGCCGCAAGCTTGTCTTCGGAGTGTGTGAGGTTCCGGGAGCTGTAGTTCTCCACAACCAGACCCCATTCGCCCAGATCTACAACCGGTTTGAGCCCAACCCAAATTCTCTTGCCGAAGAGGTTGCGTTCTTGACCAGTTTTCAAATCCTGGGAGCACGTGAAAACCGTTCGACTGGTTGAGAATACGAGGCGGCGTGGGGAGAGCCCCAGTTCCTGGAGGGTCCAAGCCCGGGCATTGATGGGCTCGTCCTGGAATGAGATGATCTCGTCTCTGGATTTGAAGAAACTCAAGGTGTGTTTTCGGTTGCCTACGGCCGCACTGTTGTCCATGGACCGTTGGAAGAAGCCGTTGCTGCAATCTCCAGCattggcggcgatgacggtaACAAATGCGCAGCCATACACACTAGCCATTTTGGAAGATTCGGTTGTCCAATCCCCATCCGAATCTTGGAAGATACACAGAGCGTCTATCCATAGATAAGTAATACCGAGGTCTGCCGTGACTCGGACAGCGTCTTGCAAAGTAGGTGGTAGGCAAGAGGGCGAAAACCCCAGCGTGAAATCATTCGATGTCTTTTTAGACAACGTAAAGGTATTCGACGTGCCCCAGCAATAAGACAGAGCGACGTATCTCTTGTCAACAATGCTTCCATCTGTTGTCACTAGTCGTATCTTGTTTTTGCGATATCCCGTAATGTCAAGAAGCCGCGTCGGTAGGGTGACTGTATCCGGGTTATAGCAACTTGAAGCGTGCTCCTGAGTGCATCGCGAGAGGTCATGGAGGGCTAGCCGCCATCGAAGTGGGGATCCATTTACATCGCTTTCTGAATTGTTAGAGAGAACTCCAAATAGGCCCTCAGTAGGGTCCAAGGAGGCTCACCGTCAGCGGATCTGTCGGGATTATGTCCATACTCATTTACCCTCGGGTTGTTCTCCAACGTGAAGATCGTCTCCCCAGACATAGGTATTGTTCTCAACAGTTCCTCTTGGAAAGTGCAATTGTCCGCAGAATCAgagaaggcgagggagaaAACAGAGCGTCATCTTCAAATAACAACGAGTTTAGGCACCGAGGGATGGTCTGTTGGGCTTACATGCATGTACCGTACGTACAGCATAGCCAATCTGACGACGCCGTTTCCACGCATCTGAAGGATGTACCCCCCTATGTATGTGGTTCAAATGCCACATTTGGTCGGATCATTTATTACCCAGCGTCTTTAAAGACGGGCGACTTCGGGTATGTGGGGGCGGACGAGCCGGGTATGTTCGCAAGGAACTATTCGATTGCCATTAGGAAATGCGAACAGTAAGCCAACAGTGTGCTGCGAGTAGCATTCCATTATATAAATGAAAATGGGGTCGGATATTGACGGCAGAATCAGCCTTGATCCCAGGAAAACTAGTAGAGGTGGATCTCACCCAAAAACCTCTAATCGCGTAAACGATTAGCTGCCCCTACCTGAATTGCAATGTGGCACCTGGTCTCTCAAACCTACCTCGATCCTATCGCGAGCGTTCTGGGCAAATAGTTTCGTATGAATATGTTGACTTGGTGGGCCAATAGGGCAGAGTTGGGTGAAGGAAATGGGACAAGATCGCGTGTTAAAACACATGACTATCCGCGAGCAGTATTTCTATGTGGAGCACAAGATGAATCGGGAGAGTCGTAATGATTGCGTGAGGTTGCCATGTCCTTCAGGGACACACATGTCTCACGGAGGCACTGACTCTTGACCacatcctcttcttcgtaCTTCCTCGCACAGCTTCCTATGAGGGAAACTCCTAATCTATTAAGGTTTAGGCGGACTGTTGATGACTCGTGCATGAGTTGAGATAATGCGATGCAGATAGGACAGATAGCGGACCACCATTAATGGGCGTAGTTAAGGCTTCCCCGGCGCTTCCTCCGGAAAACGTGTTCATATATGACTTTCCATAGCACAACACAAGAGTCTCGACTTAATCGCTGGAAGGTTTCGTTAATTTCAAAGAGCAGACACACGTCATTACACAgcaccaaaaaaaaaaagatggcGACGTGCGATGCAATAACCGTGGATATCCCCTACGTCCGGCGCGACGACCAAGGCAAGATCCCGAACCATGCGCAAATGTTCTCTCACgacgccgagttcctcgaccTGCAGCCGGCCGAGGTCCGCAACGCCCGAGCAGCGGATCGAGAGTTTTCTATTCCCAAGAACGGCTTCCAATACGCGCGACTGGCCGGCCCTCCAGAAATTGACTacctggacgacgaccaagTGAAAACCACGTACTTCCCGGAGCTTGAGAAGCTGGTCAAAGAGCAGTATGTTCTTATCAAcctcaccccctcctccccccaagGAAAGATCTGCATGACCTTTGGTTACATTTGGCCATGCACATATACAAGCACGATATAGTACAGCGCTGATGAGTCTGGCCTCACCTGG encodes:
- a CDS encoding Putative major facilitator superfamily, MFS transporter superfamily; its protein translation is MSQSSVKLPLLQDRTISNYGTKQDAMVFTEPEGEAKISGTPRDRRFSSFSRKIWGDDPRERKYVRKLDTFLFSYVLLGYFIKYLDQNNYSNAFISGMQEELELYGNERNLLNTYFNIGIIIGTIPAQMIQLKWVRPSIWIPACELGWSALTMVMASAKNVETLYALRFFIGLLESCSFPGFASILGSWYGRTQLAKRMALFEQTAAIAGIFSGYLQAGLYTGMNGTAGLSGVISIPIALYGFFALPDLPHNTRAFYLKQEDREYGMQRIQKMGRKPPSNLTLKGIKEIYTSWQLWAFILPYLMVAEAGSGTGYFNLYLKSEGYSVVQTNILPTIGNAIQIVAAFSVGWLSDATGSRVLTVVFVQALVLVSNIVLSVWSVPKAALLAAFYLNYTGGAAQPVVISYGHEITQWNANLRQLLVATGNIFTYTFSAWMPVVMFPTYDAPKYKYGYEVLLLFGALAIIGIYLLDYLYKRDLYVSKPVTTTELT
- a CDS encoding Putative heterokaryon incompatibility yields the protein MSGETIFTLENNPRVNEYGHNPDRSADESDVNGSPLRWRLALHDLSRCTQEHASSCYNPDTVTLPTRLLDITGYRKNKIRLVTTDGSIVDKRYVALSYCWGTSNTFTLSKKTSNDFTLGFSPSCLPPTLQDAVRVTADLGITYLWIDALCIFQDSDGDWTTESSKMASVYGCAFVTVIAANAGDCSNGFFQRSMDNSAAVGNRKHTLSFFKSRDEIISFQDEPINARAWTLQELGLSPRRLVFSTSRTVFTCSQDLKTGQERNLFGKRIWVGLKPVVDLGEWGLVVENYSSRNLTHSEDKLAALAGLAEKFHHASGGELGKYVAGLWEADLPQQLLWRRRNPFNRYQKAAKNERPEEWRAPTWSWASLDGNIDYTLNVLRVKRFDRAVVMSVDAPPASEQNVFGKVTSGQLTIRGPSMVSRTAEGLEIGPVPNEGGPSTLTRRGQEFVTVEFDIESDVDKLSQPTTELHFLAMINNPKESYGLALKRMGGDKFQRVGLFVPKNSSQWLQESEMAVYTIV